GTCTCGATCGCGGTGCCGGCGAAGCGGAGCTTGGTCGGGGCCGGATTGTTGTCGTTGGCGATCTCGAAGGCGATGTCGAAACGGCCGCTGCGGGCGTCATAGCGGGTTGCGACCGGTTGGAGGGCGCCGGTGTTGGAGGCGTCCAGCCGCATCTCGGCGACGCCGCGGTCGAACGTGACGGTGATGTTGGCGGCCGCCCCGAGGCCGAAGCGGCGTTCGAGCGCCGCGCCGACCGCGGCTTCGATGTCCTTGCTCGCGAGCGTGCGGGCGAGGCGGGTGACCTGGACCTCCCTGACGTCGCCGGTCATCACGCCGATCACCTGCTTGGCGCGGAGCACCGACAGCACCTGGGCGGTGGTCAGCGTGCCGGTGGTGCCGAGATCGGGCGAGCGGTAGACCGGGATCAGCGCGGCCGATCCGGCATTGTCGATGAGATCGCCGACCCGCACCACGTCCGAGGTCACGGTGACGCTCGCGCGCAGCGTCGGCGAGGCGATGAAATCGTCGGCGGCCGCTGCCGGCAAGGCCAGCGCGAGAACGGCGGAGATCGTGGCGAGAGTGGCGCGGATCATCGTCATCACCTCAGCGGAACAGCGCCGTGGTCGATTGCATCATCTGGTCGGCGGCGCTGATCACCTTGGCGTTCATCTCGTAGGCGCGCTGGGCGGCGATCAGGTCGCTCATCTCCGAGACCACGTCGACATTGGCCTGCTCGAGGCTGCCTTGCGAGATCTTGCCGTAGCCTTCGGCGGTGGCCGTGCCGTCCTGCGGCGGACCGGAGGATGGCGTCTCGGTGAACTGATTGCTGCCGACGGGCTGCAGGCCCGCCTTGTTGATGAAGCGGGTCAGGCCGATCTGGCCGAGGATGGTCGAGGTCGACGAGCCCGGCAGCGTCACCGAGACCTGGCCCTGCTCGTTGACGGAAAGGCCCGATGCGTTGTTCGGGACCGTGATGGTCGGCTGCACCGGATTGCCCTGCGCGGTGACGACGCGGCCCTGATTGTCCATCTGGAAGGTGCCGTCGCGGGTGTACTGATACGTGCCGTCGGGCATCAGGATCTTGAAGAAGCCGTCGCCGGAGACCGCGAGGTCGAGATCGTTGCCGGTCTGCGACAGCGTGCCCTGCGTCATGCTGCGCGGCGTGCCGACGGTCTTGACGCCGCCGCCGATGTCGACGCCGACGGGCAGGATGGTGCCCTGGTCCGAGGCCTGCGCGCCGACGCGGCGCACGTGCTCGTAGATCAGGTCCTGGAACGCCGCGGTCTGCTTCTTGAAGCCGGTGGTGCGCAAATTGGCGATGTTGTTGGAGATCACCTGAACGTTGAGTTCCTGTGCCGCCATTCCGGTCGCTGCGGTGTGAAGCGCCTGCATGTCAGTTCTCCCTCAATCAGGCCGGAACGTCGGCGAGTCTCTCGATCGCCGATTTGTGGAGGTCGCTCTGCTGCTGGAGCAGGTTGGCGACGGAGCTGTAGCTGCGCATGACTTCCATCATGCGGGTCATCTCGCCGACGGCGCTCACGTTCGACTTCTCGATGTAGCCCTGGCGCACCACGGATTTGGTGTCGGCCTGCGGGACGGCAGAGCCCACGTCATAGAGATTGGCGCCGAGCTTGGTCAGCTTGGCCGGATCGTCGAAGGAGGCCATGCGGATCTTGCCGCGGATCGAGTCGGTCCTCGCCGTGCCCTCGAGCACCGTGACGGTGCCGTCGGGCGCGATATTGATGTCGTGGTCGGTCGGCTGGAAGGTGATCGGGCCGCCGGTGCCGAGCACGAGAGCGCCGTCTGAGGTGACGAGCTGGCCGGTGCTGTTGAGCGAGAATTTGCCGTCGCGGGTGTAGCGCTCGCCGCCGGCGGCCTGCACCGCGAAATAGGCGTTGCCGTCGATCGCCAGGTCGAGCGGGTTGTTGGTCGCCTCCATCGGCCCCTGGCCGATGTCGCGGAAGGTGCCGCGGTCATGCACATAGGAGACACGGCGGTCGGCGCCGATGAAATTGTCCTCGCGGGCGTTCGAGTTGAGGTACTCCTCGAACAGCGAATGGTCGGCCTTGAAGCCGTTGGTGTTGGCATTGGCGACGTTGTTGGCGATGACATCCATCTGCCGCTCCAACGTCATCTGCCGTGACAAGCCGATCAGAAGCGCGTTCTGCATCGGAAATCTCCCCTGAGTGGACCTGCCACTTCGCTCTCCCAAGCGCCTTGGCGGATCCCGTGAACGAGACGTCGGGTTCTCCCAAACCGTTCGGTCTCGGCCCTTTCTCAGCGAAAGCCGTGCCAACTCGGAAAACTTCGCAATTTCAATATCTTGATGATTTTTGACGGGTGCGGAAGGGCGGCAGAAAGGTTCTGTTAGCCATGTCTGCCCGGCAGATTTTTCCTAGCGGAGGCCCAATCGAAAGATTCCGTTAACCATTATTACCGTAGCGTTTGCCGTGAAGAGGAGCGCACTCCGCCGGGGCATTTGTATCGCGTCACTGTCTTGAGGCTTCGCTCTTTCGACCCCTTTCAGAGATCCGGGCGCGGCGACCATGGCAGAGAATGAAGCGGAAGGCGGCGCGGCCACCGAGGGCGCGGAAGCCGCTCCGAAGAACAAGCTGAAGCTCATCATCATGGCCGTCGGCGTGCTCGCCATCCTCGGCGGCGGTGCTGCGACCTGGTTCTTCTTCTTCCGTCACGGCGACAAGGAGCATCATGCCGAGGCCGCGCCTCCGCCGAAGCCGCCGTCCTTCGTCGACGTCCCCGACATCATGGTCAACCTCGCCGGCGCGCCGGGCGAGCGCGTGCAATATCTGCGGCTGAAGATCGTGCTGGAGCTGAAGGAAGAGAAGCAGGTCGAGGCGATCAAGCCGACGATGCCGCGCGTCACCGACATCTTCCAGACCTATGTGCGCGAGCTTCGCCCCTCCGACCTCAACGGGTCCGCCGGCGTCTTCCGCCTCAAGGAGGAGCTGACCAAGCGCGTCAACGCGGCGGTCGCCCCGGTCCAGGTCAGCGCGGTGCTGTTCAAGGAAGTCGTGATCCAGTGAGCACGCCGCGGAAGGCAATGGGCTAGGGTCATGGCCGGCAACGAGCAAATGGACCAGGATGCGATTGCCGCCCAATGGGAGGCGTCGCTCGATTCGGAGGATCCCGCGGAGGCCGCGAAGGCTGCCGCCGAGAACGAATTGTCGGAGACCATGGCCCTGCAATGGGCGGCCATGGTCGAGGACGGCAGCCGCGATCTCGGAAGCGGCAAGAACTCCGGCGAGCGGGTGCTGTCGCAGGAGGAGATCGACAACCTCCTCGGCTTCACCGTCGGCGACGTCACGCTCGACGACCATTCCGGCATTCGCGCCATCATCGATTCGGCGATGGTCTCCTACGAGCGTCTGCCGATGCTCGAAATCGTCTTCGACCGCCTGGTGCGGCTGATGACGACAAGCTTGCGCAATTTCACCTCCGACAACGTCGAAGTCTCGCTCGACCGCATCACCTCGGTGCGTTTCGGCGACTACATGAACTCGATCCCGCTGCCCGCCGTCCTCACCGTCTTCAAGGCCGAGGAGTGGGAAAACTTCGGGATGGCGACGGTCGATTCCAACCTGATCTATTCGATGATCGACGTGCTGCTCGGCGGCCGCCGCGGCACCAGCCAGCTCCGTATCGAGGGCCGGCCCTACACCACGATCGAGACCGAGCTGGTCAAGCGGCTGGTCGAGGTGGTGCTGGCCGACGCCGAGCAAGCGTTCCGGCCGCTGTCGCCGGTGACCTTCTCGATCGACCGGCTCGAGACCAATCCGCGTTTCGCCGCGATCAGCCGTCCCGCCAATGCCGCAATCCTGGTGCGCCTGCGCATCGACATGGAAGACCGCGGCGGCAACATCGAGCTGCTGCTGCCTTATGCGACCATCGAGCCGATCCGGGGCGTCCTGCTCCAGATGTTCATGGGCGAAAAGTTCGGCCGCGACCCGGTCTGGGAAGGCCATTTCGCCACCGAGATCGTGCAGGCCGAGATCGCCGTCGATGCCGTGCTCTACGAGGCGGACATCCCGCTCAAGCAGCTGATGCGGCTCAAGGTGGGCGACACGCTGCCGCTGGACATGCGCGCGGACGCCAACGTCACCGTGCGCTGCGGCGACGTCACGCTGACCGAGGGGCGGATGGGCCGGGTCGGCGACCGCGTCGCGATCCGTGTGACGAAACCCTTGCGCAAGCCCAGTACGACACTTGCGATGTTCGAGAAGGTGGACGAGCAGAACAAGATGATGGAGGCCCCATGAACCACTCCCTGGGAATGGCGATCGAGACGCTGGTGGCTATCCTGCTGATGCTGACGATCGTCTACTGCGTCATGCTCAACAAGCGGCTGACGCGGCTGAAGGCGGACGAGCATTCGCTGAAGGCGGTGATCGGCGAACTGATCACCGCGACCGAGATCGCCGAGCGCGCGATCGGCGGGCTGAAGCTCGCCGTGCGCGACGTCAACGAGAATCTCGGCAGCCAGCTCGCCGCGGCGACGCAGATGTCGGACCAGCTCTACAAGCAGCTCGGCGAGGCCGACAACGTGGTGCGGCGGCTGTCCAAGATCGCGATCGCCGCGCGCCCGATGACGAGTCCGGAAACGGTCGCCGCGCCCGCGGCCAAGCCATCGACGGCGAAGGCGGTTGCGGCGGCAGCCGAAGCCTTCTCCGAGCGCCGACGATCCAACGGGCTTGCCGCATGAAGTCCTTGCCGCATGAAGTCAGAGTATGAAGTCCTTTCGTAACATCCGCGTCATCCCGGTCGTGCTGGTTGCCGTTGCGGGCCTCGCCACGCTGAAAGTCGCGGGTCTCGCGATGAATGGCGGCTATGTGTTCGACTACAGGCCGAACCAGGCCAAGAAATCCTGGGCGGAGGAGAATCTGAACTTCCCGACCGGCCGCGAGGACCCGGAGATCATCACCGGCTCCACCCATGGCGCGCCGAAGGAGGCGCCCAAGCCCGCCGCGCCCGAGACCAAGATGGAGGGCGGCACCGTCGTCAAGATCGACGAAGCCCAGCCGCAGGTCTCGGCCTCGGAGCGCGCGATCCTCGAGCGGTTGCAGGCACGCCGCCAGGAGATCGAAGCCCGCCAGCGCGAGATCGACATCCGTGAGAGCCTGCTCAAATCGGCCGAGAAGCGCATCGAGAACAAGGTCGAGGAGATGAAGGCGGTGGAAACCCGCATCTCCGCGACGCAGGCCGAGCAGAAAGCCGCCGAAGCCCAGCGCATGAAGGGCCTTGTCACCATGTACGAGGGCATGAAGCCCAAGGACGCCGCGCGGGTGTTCGACCGGCTGGAGATGGGCGTGCTGATCGAGATCGCCTCGGCCATCGCGCCGCGAAAGATGTCGGACATCATGGGCGTGATGTCGCCGGAGGCGGCCGAGAAGCTGACGGTCGAGATGGCCCGCCGGGCCAATGGCGGCGGAGATCAATCGGCCTCGGCGGGAGATCTGCCCAAGATCGACGGCAGGCCGACGCAAAAGCCGAATTGAGGGCGCATACTTAAGAAGTCCTTAATTGGCAAAACCTTAAAGTCGAGGGCAGGGGTCGGCAGCAATGCCGGCGCGTGGACCGTCGAACCGGAAGACATGCCGCAAATGGCGCGAGAGGCTGCCGATGGATTGTGGTCGCGAGCCCGCGCTTTGGCGCCGGGGCTGTCGCGTCATGTCCGAAAAGCTGGCGTGCTGGCGGTCTGCCTGCTGATCGGCCTCGGTGCGCCTGCCCGGGCGGCCGATCCTGTCAGGGGCGAGGCGACCTTTTCGGCCGGCGGCGGCTTTGCCCGGCTCGTCATCAAGCTCGGTGAGGATATTCCCTCCGAGGTGACGACTGCGGGCTCCATTCTCATCATCCGCTTCGACCGGCCCGTCGACGTCCCCGTCGACCGGGTTCCGGAAGCCGCGCCCGATTACGTCAACTCCGCGCGCCGCGATCCTGATGGCGGCGCCATCCGCCTGTCGCTGGCGCGGCGCGTCACCGTCAACACCATGAACGCCGGCGAGCGCACCTTCGTCGATCTGTTGCCCGAGGGCTGGAAGGGACCGCCGCCGAGCCTTCCCATGGACGTGGTCAAGGAGCTCGCCGAGCGCGCGCGCGCGGCCGAGCGCGCGCTACGCGCCCAGCGCGCCGCAGCCGAGGCCAAGAAGCGCCCGCAGATCCGCGTGCGCGCCTCGGTGCAGCCGACCTTCGTGCGTTTCGTATTCGAGATGCCCGACGGCGTCGGCGTCTCCTCCGTCCTCAACGAGCAGAAGCTCACGCTCGCCTTCAACGCCAACCTCAATTTCGATCTGGCCGACGCGGTCGTGGCGGCGCCGCCGAACGTCGCCTCGATCAAGCAGAAGGGCGACATCGACCAGACCAGCGTCGAGATCGCGCTGGTCGGCGATTCCGACGTGCACTCCTTCCGCGACGAGAAGAACTACGTCGTCGACATCGCCTTCCAGCCGGACAGGGGCAAGACGGCGGCGACGCCCGAAGCGGCGATCATGCAGATGAAGCCCGCCGGTCACGCGCCGGCGACCGCGCCGGACAAGCCCGCGGCCGAGAAGCCGAAGGACGCCCATCGCGAGATCACCCCGCCCACGTCGGAGACGATCGCGCGCGAAGCCAAAATCGACGTCAAGCCCGAGGTGAAGTCGGAAGCGCCCGCCGCGATGCCGCCCGCCGAAGCGCCGAAACCGGCGCCCGCGATCGAGGCTGCGCACGCTCCGGAAGCGCCCAAGGAACCCGCGAAGGAAGCTGCGAAGCCGACGCCCGTTGTCGAAGCCGCTCCCGCCAGGCCCGTAGCTGCCGAAGCGCCGAAAGAGGCGGCGAAGGAGCCAGTCAAGGAAGCCGCGAAGGCCGCGTCGCAGTCCCCCGTCGCCAGCGTCGATGCGCGCCGCGACAGCGACGGCTTGCGCGTGACGTTCCCGATTCCCGTGGCAACGCCCGCGGCGGCGTTCCGCCGCGGCGACACGGTCTGGCTGGTGTTCGACACGCCGAAGCCGATCGATGTCGAGGCGATCCGCAGCAGGGGCGGCGCGATGATCGGCGAGGTTGGTCGCGTGCCGCTGGACAAGGGGCAGGCGGTGCGTATCCGTCTCACCCGCCCGCTGGTCTACTCGCTGGCGAGCGAAGAGGTCGGCAAGGAGACCAACTGGCTCTTGACGCTGGCCGACAAGATCCAGACGACGCCGCTGCCGCTGATGATGTCGCGCAACATCACCGATCCCGCGCTCGCCAATATCGCGATCCCCTTCGCCAATCCAGGCGTGCTGCACAAGCTCACCGATCCCGACGCCGGCGACACGCTCTATGTCGTCACCGCGCAGCGGCCGGTGCGCGGCTTCATCAAGCGGCAGGATCTCGTCGATCTCTCGCTGCTGGAATCCGCGCACGGCATCGCGGTGCGGCCCAACTCCGACGAGGTCGGCGTCGAGGTGGGCTCCGATAAGGTGATCCTCGGCAAGAAGGGCGGATTGACGCTGTCGCCGGTCGACATCTCGGCCGAACGGGCGCCGACCGCGGTGCGCCCGGTCTTCAGTCCCGAAGGCTGGCGCAAGGGCCAGTCGGAAAACTTCGTGGCGCGCCAGAACGAGCTGATAACGGCGATCTCCAACGTCGCGCCGGCGCTGCGCTCGCTGCCGCGGCTCGATCTTGCGCAGTTCTACATGTCGCGCGCGATGTATCACGAGGCCAAGGCCGTGACCGAGTTGATGTTGAGCGATCCGCTCAACAAGGAGGAGAGCGGCGCGCTGATCATGCATGCGATCGCCAGCATCCTGATCGGCCGGCCGGCGCAGGGCCTGAAGGACCTCGCCAATCCAGTGATCGGCAACAGCCACGACTCCCAGCTCTGGAAGGCGCTCGCCTATGCGCGCCAGGGCAAATGGGCGGACGCGCGCGAGAAGTTCAAGAACGTCGAATTCGCCATCGCCTCGTTGCCGCTCGACATCCAGCGCATCGTGACGATGGACGCGATGCGCGCCTCGCTCGAGGTCAAGGACTATGCCGGCGCCTCCAAGCGCCGCAGCGAGCTCGAGGTGGTCGGCGTCCCGCCCGATGCGGCGCCCGGCTTCGCCGTGCTGCGCGGCCGGCTCGCCGAGGCACTCGGCCACGACAAGGACGCGCTCGACGATTACAAGCTCGCGATCGCATCGGCCGATCGGCCGGCTGCGGCCGAGGCCAAGCAGCTCGAGGTCGCGCTGCGGCAGAGGCGCGACGAGATCGGCAAGGAAGACGCGCTGCGCGAACTCGAAACGCTGTCGATGACCTGGCGCGGCGACGCGATCGAGGTCAAGACGCTGCAGATGCTGTCGCGGCTGTATGCCGAGAACGGACGCTACCGCGACGCGCTCACGGCCGCGCGTACCGCGACGAGGCTCCAGCCGAACGCCGAAGCCTCGCGCCGGGCGCAGGATCTCGCCTCCGAGCTGTTCACGCAGATTTTCCTGGGACCGAAGGGTGACGAGCTGCCGCCGGTCGAGGCGCTCGGGATGTTCTACGAGTTCCGCGAGCTGACGCCGATCGGCCGCCGCGGCGACGAATTGATCCGCCGGCTCGCCGACCGTCTCGCCTCGATCGATCTGCTCGACCAGGCCGCCGAGCTGCTGCAATACCAGGTCGATCACCGCCTCGAAGGCGCCGCGCGCGCCCAGGTCGCGGCGCGCCTTTCCATGATCTATCTCGCCAACCGCAGGCCCGACATGGCGATCACCGCGCTGCGCGCGAGCCGCATCAGCGATCTCTCCGGCGAGCTCAGGCAGCAGCGCCTGCTGCTGGAAGCGCGCGCGCAAAGCGACGTCGGCCGTCACGATCTCGCGCTCGACATCGTCTCCAACGTCACCGGGCGCGAAGTGCTCCGCCTGCGCTCCGACATCTTCTGGGCGGCCCGGCGCTGGCGCGAGTCCGCCGAGCAGATCGAGCTCTATTACGGCGAGCGCTTCCGCGACTTCAAGCCGCTCAACACGGTGGAGAAGAGCGACATCATTCGCGCCGCCGTCGGCTATGCGCTCGCTGACGATTCGATCGGCCTGTCGCGCTTTCGCGAGAAATACGCGCCGCTGATGAGCGAAAGCGCCGACCGTCTCGCCTTCGACATCGCCAGCAAGCCGGCCGCGGCTTCCAGCGCTGAATTCGCCGAGATCGCCAAGCTCGCCGCCAGCGTCGATACGCTCGATGGCTTCCTGCGCGAGATGAAGCAGCGCTTCCCCGACGCCACCGCCCGCGCGCCTGGCTCGCCGCAGGCCAAGGACGAGAGCGACCACACCGGTTCGCTACCGACGATCCCGGTGGTACGGCAGATCAAGATGACGCGGTAGGCGTTCTGCTGCCGCGAGAAGCGCGTGCCCGGGACGGCGCCGCATCCTCCGTCATTTGCTTCGTCGCAAGAGCTCCTCGCAATGACGGGGAGGGGGCTACCCGCGAGAGGGGAGAGGATGCGCCGCCAGCGGCGCCGTCCCTCGCCCGCCTCATCCCCCATAACTTTGCACCAAACTCCCCGCCACCAGCGACCAGCCGTCGACCAGGACGAAGAAGATCAGCTTGAAGGGCAGTGAGATCGTTGCGGGGGGCAGCATCATCATGCCCATCGACATCAGCACCGAGGCGACGACGAGGTCGATGATCAGGAAGGGCAGGAACAACAGGAAGCCGATCTCGAAGGCGCGTTTCAGCTCGGAGATCATGAAGGCGGGGACGAGGATGCGAAGGGCGAGATCGTCGGGCGTGGCGGGTGGCGGCTCGCCCGAGAGGTCCAGGAACAGCTTGAGGTCCTTCTCGCGCACGTTCTTCTGCATGAAGCCGCGCAAGGGCACCGAGGCGCGCTGAAGCGCATCCTCGACGCCGATCTGGTTGGCGACGAGCGGGCGGATGCCGTCGTCGTAGGATTTCTGCAGCACCGGCCCCATCACGAAGAAGGTGAGGAACATCGCGAGCGCGATGATCACCGAGTTGGGCGGCGCGGTCGCCGTGCCCAACGCGGTGCGCAGCAGCGACAGCACGACCACGATGCGCGTGAACGACGTCATCATGATCAGGATCGACGGCGCGATCGACAGCACGGTGAGCAGCGCGATGAGCTGGATCGCCCGCTCGGTGACGCCGCCACCGCCGGCGCCGCCGCCGAGATTGATGCTGATGTCCTGCGCATGCGCAAGGCCCGCGAGCGAGGCCGCACCGAACAGGACAGAAAGGAAAAGAACTCTACGCGGGAGGGACGGCAGCCTCACGAAGAAGGCTTCGGACGGCCGAGCAGCGAGGCCATCTCGTCTTCGAGATTTTCAAAGCTGGTCTTTTCCGCCACCGGCTTCGGAGGCGGAGCCGGTGGCGCCGCCGGCTCGCTGCGTGCCGCCCGCGGGGGAGCGGCCGGCGGCTCCGGCGCGACGGGAGGCGCGACCGTTTCGCCGGCGGGGCGGCGCAGCGCGGCCTCGAGCCGCTGGGCCATTTCGGCGAGGTTCTGCTCGGCGTTCGACGGGCTCGCGGCCGGCGCCGGTACGGGCGGCGCCTGAGGCACGGGCGGAGGCGGCGGCGCAGGGGCGCGCTCGGCACGCGCGGGCGGCATCTTCATCGGCTCGCTCTGGCGCGGCGGACGCGGCATCAGGGGCGGCTCGCTGCGCGGGGCGCGCGGCGGCAGCGGCTCGGGCCGCGGTTCGCGTTCGGGGCGGGGCGGGATCGGCTCGGGCGGAAAGCCGCCCATCGGCGGTTCGCTGCGGCGCTCGGCCAGCGCGGGGGCGGGCCGGCGCATCTCCTCGGCGAAGGACGGGCGCGCGGGCCGCGGCGGCGGCTCGGGCATTTGCGGCTCGGGATGATCGAGCAGTTCGGGCCGCGGCGCTTCGTCGGCCCAGCCACCGGAATCGGGCATGGGGGCAAGGCGCGGCGGTTCGGCGGCATTGGGACGCTGGGGGATCTGGTCGCGGCCATGGGCGGCGCGAACGATGTTGGGCTCGACGACGATGTCGGTGGGGCCGCCGATCATCAGAAGGTGCTCGACATTGTCACGCCGGACCAGCACCAGGCGGCGCCGGCCGTCGACCGCGGCGGCGTCGATCACGGCGAGCCGGGGCATCCTGCCGCGCTGGGTGTTGGCGCCGAGCCGGCTGCTGGCGAATCGGCGAACCAGCCAAGCAGCGACACCGATCAACGCCAGAACGACGATGAACGCGACGATGAAGGTGATAGGGCTGCCTTGCATACTTGTCCCCGACAAATGGCGCTTTTTTCGTGCAGCGGTCGGATGTGCCGACCACCGGCCTACGATGCCCCAAACTGCGATTTCTTAACGTTCCACGGCAAGTTTTGCCGTCCCCAACTCTTAATAACCCATGAATCGCTCGATCCAAAACGACTTCTTGGCCTGTGCACGCACCGCCAAACGGTTGGGTTAATGCCACTTTTGGAGGCGTAGAATTACGGGTCGCAAGATCATGTCCCACGCGGGGACATGTCTCGGGAACGTCCTTAACCAGCCGTTAACCATACACGCGGCAAATTCTGCCTAGCTGCGGACCTTGGAGGTCCGCAAGAGGCGGAAGGAGCCGCGACGATGTCCATCAACGACCTTCCGGTGCTCTCGGCGCTTCGCACCAAGATGCAGTGGCACCAGGAGCGCCAGCGCGTCCTGTCCGAGAACGTCTCCAATTCCGACACGCCCAAATTCCGGCCGCGCGACCTGGTCGAGCCGAAGCTCGACAAGACCGGTGCGGTCACCGGCTCGATGGGCCCCCTGGCGCTCGCCCGCACCACCGGTTCCCACATGACACCATCGGGTGCGGCTTCCGCATTCGACCAGAACAAGAATGTGGGTTTCGAGACCCGTCCCGCGGGCAACGCCGTCGTCCTCGAGGAAGAGATGATGAAGGCCGCCAACAACCAGATGGACTACGCGGCGGCGACCTCGCTCTATTCGAAGAGCCTGCATCTGCTCAAGACCGCGATCGGCAAGGCCTAGGCCATGGTCCGGAAACAGAACAGCTAGAGGAGGCGCATCATGGCCAATGACAGCAGCGACTTCACCCGATCGATGGCGATCGCGACCTCCGGCCTGCGGGCGCAAGCCGGCCGCATGCGGGTGATCTCGGAAAACATCGCGAACGCGGATTCGACC
The nucleotide sequence above comes from Bradyrhizobium sp. NDS-1. Encoded proteins:
- a CDS encoding flagellar biosynthetic protein FliO, whose translation is MQGSPITFIVAFIVVLALIGVAAWLVRRFASSRLGANTQRGRMPRLAVIDAAAVDGRRRLVLVRRDNVEHLLMIGGPTDIVVEPNIVRAAHGRDQIPQRPNAAEPPRLAPMPDSGGWADEAPRPELLDHPEPQMPEPPPRPARPSFAEEMRRPAPALAERRSEPPMGGFPPEPIPPRPEREPRPEPLPPRAPRSEPPLMPRPPRQSEPMKMPPARAERAPAPPPPPVPQAPPVPAPAASPSNAEQNLAEMAQRLEAALRRPAGETVAPPVAPEPPAAPPRAARSEPAAPPAPPPKPVAEKTSFENLEDEMASLLGRPKPSS
- the flgB gene encoding flagellar basal body rod protein FlgB — translated: MSINDLPVLSALRTKMQWHQERQRVLSENVSNSDTPKFRPRDLVEPKLDKTGAVTGSMGPLALARTTGSHMTPSGAASAFDQNKNVGFETRPAGNAVVLEEEMMKAANNQMDYAAATSLYSKSLHLLKTAIGKA